The genomic stretch ATTAATGTCAGCCGGACCACCCCCGCCCCCGCTAGAGGTAAAGTTGGGACCTTTGGCGTTGCCGGTGTTGAGGTAATCGTGACCAAACATGTTCCAAGAGTTGCTGGTGCTCGATACACCAGGAATCTCCCACATGAATAGATGCAAATTCCTGGGCACTCCATACCCATCAGGCTGCCAGTCGCCGACGCCTAACTCTACTTTGCCGTTGTTATCCAGGTCGTTGACTGCTAACGGCGCTTCAAAGTCGTTAATGATGGCACCATTGGCGGAATCAATAAAGGATCGCTGCCATAGGACGCTCGATAAATCACCGACATTGATAATGCCTTGGTAAGGTGCAGCAAAGACCACCTTACCACTAGTACCAACACCAGCCACCGAGACGTTAGGTCTGGATTGTAGATCCGTGGTGATGGGGTAGAGTTGTCCGGCACCATTAATGATACTGACATTGCGCAAGCCAACTGCTACATCGTCCTTACCGTCGCCATTATAGTCAAAGACGATCGGAGAGGTTTGGACAGGCTGGGATTGATTGATGAGGTTGTGGTTAATTGCAAGGGCTGGCGGCCAACCAGGTATCAAAGTACCGTCTTTTTTAACAGCGTAAACCGCAGCCAAATAAGTACTGTTGGAATTTGATTGGCCGACCGCAACCACATCTTTTACACCATCACTATTTAAATCACCGATTGCGACTGCGGAGTAAAACTGCATGGCTTGGCCGTTAAACAGCGGCGGGGTAAAAGGCCAACCGGGTAGTACAGTGCCAGTATTATCAAAGGCATATAACTGGCCTTTGAAGCCAAAGATTATTTCGGGCTTACCATCACCATCCAGGTCAACCACTGTTGGCCGGGGCGAACTGATGGGAACGTCGGGAGTACTAAATGGCAGAACCTTGGGGAACCCAGGAGCGGAAGTGCCATCAAGGTGCTTGGCGTAGATATAGTTGTAACCGTCAAGAGTTGTGAAAGAGATGAGTTCCTTTTTACCGTCACCATCAAGATCTGCCACCACTGGCGTCATATCGCTAAGATCAGCATCGGCAATCCTAACGTAAGGCGTAAAACCAGGATAGGCCGTGCCGTCATTTTTATAGACTCGGGTCACAGCGCAGGGGTAGCAAATGTCTTGATCGAAGTTGGTTTCAGTGGTAATTATTTCTGGTTTGCCATCACCATCGATATCAACAATTGACGGCGCTTGGGTAGTATAATTGTAGTCCGGTCCGATAGTTATCGGGAACCCGGGCAAGCTGGTGCCATCACGGTGAAAGGCGTAAAGTTTATTACTCGAACTGGTAACAACTACATCCAGCACCCCATCGCCATCGACATCACTATAAGTAACAGTCGAAATACAGTTGGCACAGTCGGGCGATGCCGGCAGCGCTTTGGGCCAACCGACAACCACATCATTATCGGTGTCCAGTTGGCTGACTGTACTGGTTGTAGCTCCGTTGCTAGCATTAACAGTTAGCCTGAGCAGATATTTTTGCCCTAGCACAAGCGTCGAGGTATTCCAGGTCCCGAGCTGGCCATTGGTAACAGCTAGGGTACCACTATTGGTTAAAGTAATGCCGCTAATGGACCAGGCAGTTGGATTGCTAACTGGAGCCCATTCGAGTTTATAGTTGGCAAATTGCAAACCGTTTTTGGTTACAGCCGTACCGGTTATTGGCGCCACCGTGGCTGGTTTTACCAAGGTAAAGGGCGAATCAATCGCAATATCAAAGTTATCAATCGTGACATCAAAAATTTGGGCATAATCAATTTTGCCAGCCGAGTTTGTGGCTGCCAGTCGAAAAGTATAGGCGCCATCTGGTATATGGGTACTATCAAAAGTGGCTAGCGTGGTTGTAGCGGTCGGCTGGGTAGTCGAGGTCACAAGCGTAGACCAGGAGGATGGTTCACGACCTAAGCCGTATTCGATTTTGTAGTTACTAAAGCCGCTACCCCCGACAGATCCTGTGATGGTGGCAGCGCTGCCAAAAATAGTGGCCCGGCTAGAAGGGGTGGCAATAATCGGAGTCAGTGGGTGGGTGGTTGCCAGCGCCATGGAGCCGGCGGCGTTAATGCGGCCATAACCGAACGAATCATCCTTGCCCGCCGTGCCGATGTCGTCAGCCCCCTGGCGGATAATTTGCTTAAGTTCATCAACATTTAGAGCCGGATTCTTAGCTAGCAGCAGGGCTGCTTGTCCTGCCACGTGGGGTGAGGCCATGGAAGTACCACGAGCAATGGCGTAATTACCGCTAGGGTCACTGGCTAGTGGCGGGAAAACGCTACCAGACTGAGACGATCGCGTGGACAATATAAAGTCATCGGTGCCGCCCCAGGCCGCCGCATCACCACCTGGGGCTGCCACGTCGATCTTGGCTCCCTTGTTGGAAAAACCAGCCTTTTGGTCGTTGGCACCACTGGCGGCTACGGCTACAGCATAATCGGCGCTGGCTGGGTTAAAGTCCAGTGAATCGGTGTTGGAGTTGCCAGCAGCCGCTACGAACAAAGTGCCTTTGTCGTGTTCGTACTTGACGGCATCGTCCATCATTTGGGAGGTGCCACCACCACCGTAGCTATTGTTGGTCACGCGGGCGCCCATGTCGGCCGCATACTGGATACCCGTTGCAATCACGTCAGCATAACCACTCCCAGTTGCATCAAGAATTTTAACGGCCATGATTTTGCTTCTCCAGTTGACGCCGACGACGCCAATACCGTTGTTACCAGCAGCACCAATGGTGCCGGCCGTGTGGGTGCCGTGGCCGTGGTCGTCCATGGGGTCGCCATCGTTATTAATAAAGTCCCAGCCGTAATAATCGTCAACATAGCCGTTACCATCGTCATCAATGCCGTTACCAGGGATTTCGGCGGTATTAACCCACATATTGCTAGCCAAGTCGGGGTTATTGCGATCCACACCAGTATCAATGCTGGCCACCACGATGCCAGTTGAGCCAGTGGTTTGGTCCCAGGCGCTAGCGGCATTAATTTTCTTAAGCCCCCATAAATCACTGGGCGTGCCCCATAAACTACTGGAACTGTAATAGGGATCGTTGGGGATTAGTTGGGCGTGATTAACAAAATTGGGTTCAGCTACCTCAATTGCGCCACTGGCCTCAAGCTGCTTTTTGGCAATTACAAACCTTTGCTTGCCCCGGTCCTTACTGTTACCGCCGGCATTATAGGTCCGGCCAGGGCTAGTTGGATCGCTGGCTAGAGTAATTTTATACCAACGAAATAATGGACTAGCCGGATTGGAGTTTTTAGAGGGGCTAGCCACTCGGCTAAATTTGGTGGCCTTTAGTTTCCGATTGACGGCGTTCAAACCAGCGTTGCCGGTGTCATTGGGATTGCCAGTATGTTTGGCTCTGGCTGCCGCGGCTGGGGTAAGTCGCACCAAGACCTCATTACTGGCGGCATCAACTTCGGCACCACTAGTGGCTGCCGGTGGTCCGGGGCGCCCACTACCGCGCGAAAACAAGACCCAAAAAATTCCACCAACCGCTAAAATGCCCGCAATAACAAAGACAGTCGATCGGGAAAACTTTGGTCTACGGAGCTTGTTTACCAATTTAATAAGTTTTTTCCGCCTCATAAAGCTTGCGCTTATATTATGGGTACATAATCAGGTTCGGTCAATCTGTGGCTTGGGTTGGCTAAAATCCGTGGCGAATGTGGGCTAGGGAATAATCCCACTTGGCATCAACTTTTTTGTGGGGATTGAAGATATCGTCGGGATCAAAGATTTTTTTTGCCTCGCGGAAGATATTCATCATCTCGGGACCATACATTTCTTCCAAGAATGGTCCTCGAACCAGGCCATCGTTGTGCTCGCCCGACAGGGATCCACCGAAACCTAGCACCAAATGATTAACTTGTTTCATTAACTCCGGAATTTTAGCCCGCTCGCGAGGATCGGCTAGGTCCATTAGCGGGATTATGTGAAAGTTGCCGTCACCAACATGGCCGGCGATGGTGTAGACGATGTCGGCAGCATCAAGCAGTTTTTGAAGTTTAGGTAAAAACTCTGGTAATTTGGCTGGCGGCACCACTAAATCATCGATGAAGGGCGCGGTGTGCTTGTCTTTGACGTTATGGCGCAATAAGTTGAAACTTTCTCGCCTAATTAGCCAGTAACGCTTGGCTTTGCCGGCCGTTTCGGCTCGCTCGGTTAAGACATTTAATTCGGCTTGATGTAAGCGTTGTTCCAGATCAACCACTTTGGCCCGAACTTCATCTTCGCTATCGCCTTCGAACTCGGCTAACGCTACCAACTTAGGTATTCCTCGTCGCAGCATCCACAGATCCGGGATAAATTGGAATGCCAGCTTGATGGTGGCGGCAATTCCCAGGATTTTCCAAAAGCTGAAAAAGAACCGGATGGCTAGTATCAAAGAATGATCATCAAAGACTTCGAAACTATCGGGTTTGGTTGGAAGCGTGGTGGTAATTAATGAACCCAGTGGTTCTAGATCTTTCAAATAAATAATCAACATGCCGCTGAAAGGTTTGGCCTCAACCAGGCCAAATTCAATTTCGGTAATTAGACCCAAAGTTCCTTGCGAGCCTACAAACAGTTTAGACAGATCAAAAGTCTCTTTATCCCAAACATCCCAGAGGTTGTAGCCGGTCGAATTTTTACTAACTTTAGGTTTGGCAGCCTTAATTTGATCGTAATTTTTTTCAATTAGTTTATAAACCTTGTGGTAAACTTCACCTTCGAAATCACGCTGTTGGAGCTTTTGATTTAGCTCCGCTTGATTCAGGGGCTTCAGAGTGTAGGACTGACCATCAGACAATATGACTTTAAGTCGACGTATATAATCAATAGTTTTGCCATAACGTAAAGTCTTTTCGCCGCCGGCATTATTAGCCGCCATACCGCCAACTGTGCAAATTTCGCGGCTGGCTGGGTAGGATGGCATCAGCAGACCGTGGGCCAGAGTGCGTTTTTCGAACTTGCGATAAAAAACACCTGGTTGGGTCGAGATGTGATGACCGTCAATTTTGCCCAGGTGGTGCATGTATTTGTTGACGTCCAATATAATCGAATCATTGATGGCGCCACCACTCATATCGGTGCCGCCGCTGCGGGCCGTGATTGATAAAAAGGGCAGATCGGCCTTGCGTTGCCGAACAAAATTCACGACCTTCGAGATATCATGTTCGTTTTTGGGGAAAACGACTAACTGCGGTCGAAGTTCAAACATACTGGCATCATGAGAGTACTTTTTCAAAGTCCGAGCCGAAGATGATACCTTTCCTTGTTTTCGGCCCCGCAGTTCTCGTTGTAATTCTTTGGTCCACCTCATTTGGCTGGCTCACCAAAATTCGGTGGTGGCACCACTAAGTAAGAAATTAAGAGCCCAAAAATAGCTGAAACCACAATAGCACCGGTCCACATATGCACGCTCCACCAAACGGATTTGGTGGCAAAGATAACTATGAAGTAAGTTGCCGCAAAAACGGCGCCAAGAGTAGTCGCGTAGATTCGTAATCCTAAGATGCTGCGGCCGCTGCTTTGCCATCGTTCCAATAGAACATCGGCTGCTAGCCCAGTCAGTAAGGCTGCCGGTACCACCTCAAAGCTACCTCGCATCAAGGCCAAAACCAAAGCGTTTAAAGTCAAAGCCACCGTAAACAAGCCAGAGCGAGCAATGCCGCGCCGCATTACTAGAAGGGCCAGCCCGACCAAAATTGAAACCTGCAACATAAAACCCAGAATACCTAGGGCCTGGCCTTGGTTAACATCCAACGGAGCCACGGTCAGAACCTGTTCGACGTAGGGGTGAGCCCATTGGGTCACTAGCGTAAAAGCCGACAGCAGATAGGTAAAACCCAGGATGCCCGGCCAAGCACGAGCCTGTTCAACATCAAGTTCGATACCCCGGCGCCAAGCCGACATAAACGGGGCGCTAACCAATATGGTCAGGCCAATCATGATACCAATGTGGGTCGGGCTAAAGGCGGCTTCCAGCTGGTGTTCGATGCCAAAGAGGGTGTGCCAAATAGCATCGCCAGCTCCAGCGATTAAAAACAAAATCGTCGCCCAAAAGGCCGTTTGGTAGCCAGCTGGCATACAGCGCTTAAAACTAAAACCAGCTCGGTGATTGCGCCAAGCGGTAAAAAAGACCAGGGCCGCTAAACCCATAAATCCGGAATAGAGAACCCCGTGCGGTACGTTAATGAATGACTCTAGTTCGGGATGATGAGTGTGGCTCCAAGCATCAAAGTAGAGACCGCCCAAAAACCAGGCGCACAATAAGACATAAACCCCCTCAAAAAACGGCGTCACGGCTGGGACTTTAGAACTGGCGGCCATTAAGCCATATTATAACACTAATGCTTAGCTCCAACTCTGGCCAAGGTGTTAGAATAGTGCTAAAGCTTTACAAATATGCAAAAGGAAGGTTAATATGAGTCATTCCCACAACCCTGAACAGGAGCCGACCGTGAGCACCGGATTTTCTGGTAACCATCTGGAAGGTGAGCTCGCTCAGGCGAGCTCGGTTGACATCTACAGCGATGATCTACTTCGACCAATTCCGGTCGATCAAGGCGAAAAAGTGTCCGGCTGGAAGGAAGTTCCTCTTCACGAAAACCACGAGCCGCTGGTCCCGCTGGGACCGTTCACCGATCGTGACGACATCTTCACCAGTTCGGTCTACTACGGCGAACACAGCAATTCACCCTATGCCCACCCTGACAATCAGCTGGAAGGCGCCTTGGTGACGATGTTCGCCCGCGCCGAAGTGGCAGACAGGCTCCGCAGCGCTCAGCAGCTGCTGCCGGAGGGCCACCACTTGATCGTGCTGGATAGCTATCGGACGCTAGATGTTCAGCAGGCCCTCTACGACCACTACTTCAATGCCCTCAAGGCCATTCACCCAGATTGGGACGAACAGTCTTTGAGCGCTGAGACCCAGCGCTATGTGTCGCTGCCTTCGCAGGACCAGACTAGGCCGTCGCCACACAACACTGGGGGCTCTGTTGACTTGGCCATTTACAGGCTGCCGGCTGAGGCCGACCAGCGGGTAGCGGATATCGATCTGCGTTTGTTGGAACTGCGCGAGCAGGCTCCCAAGGATCCCAGCCCGGCGGAAGAAGCCAGCGACCCCATCTTGCGCGAACTCTATTTGCTCGAGATGGAAAAGATTGGACTAGTTCGCCGGCAGGCCGAGTTCCTGAACTTTGGCACTCAGTTCGACCACGGTGGCATCGAAGCCCAGCTTGACTACTTCGAATGGTTGGCGGGCGGCCGAGCTCTGCGTCCCAGCGAAGTTGAAAGCTTGGCCGAGGGCAAGCTCAGCCAAGAGATGGCCGACTTCATACAGAGCGGATTAGCTCGACCGCTGACCGCCCAGGAAACCGAAGCCAGAGACAACCGGCGGATGCTCTACAATGCCATGATCGGCGCGGGCATGCAGCCATATCTCGATGAGTGGTGGCACTACAATTCCCCCAAGTCGCAGATGGGCGCCAAAGTTGCTGGGCTAGATCACGCCGAATACGGTGGCGTCGAGCTGGACGAGCCCCAACTCAAGCATGAAAAGATGCGGGCAGCTCATCGCTCGGGCTTGGTTCGGATCCAAGAGCGCATGCTTCAGGGGTTGGACAACTACCACTTGGCTGGCAAACTCGATCTGACGGACCCGACCTACCAAGAACTGATCCGCCTCAACGAGCGGGCTTTGAGTCAAACTGGTGATCCCCGTCTGACTTATCTGCCCAAGGCCGTCATCATCGAGCCCCAGTCCGAGGCTGCTTAACTAGAGCCGTTTGTTTAGCGATCCATAAGAGTCGCATGCAAGCGGCTCTTATGCTTTTTGTAAACGCCTTTGATAAACTGATCGCCCGATTGCAAAGAGGATGCTAGCCAAAACAACCAAGAAACCCAAGCCTCCGCTAGCGGTTTTGCCAATCAGAATTGCAAGTCCCAAGGTCGGCACCAGCCAGATAAAGAAGCTCCTGGCCCGAATGTGCAATCGGAGATATTCCGCACCAAGATAGTAGTAGGGGAAGACGGTTAGAACTAGGAAGGTGCTGGAGAGCAGGCCGAAAATTAATACCACGGCCAAGCCTTGCCAAAATGGACTAGCTAGCGCCAAAGGAATTAACGATACTACAGCCGTTAAACTGGTGGCAATCAGCGGGCGGAAGCGCTCTTCCAGGGCGGCCACAGCCGCATCAATCGGATGCATGCCACTGCGTTTGGCTTGGTTCGCAAAATCCGTCAGCAAAATGGTGTTTTTAATACTTAAACCGAGTAAGGCGAAGAAACCCAGCAAGGCGAAGAAGCTGATGGCATTATTAGTTAGGTTGAGTCCAAACATGATGCCAAAGAGACTAAAGGGTATGGCCATAAAGATCAGCAGTGGTTGCAAGAACGATTGGAACTGGAAGGCCAGCAAAACGTAGATAACCATCAATAGGATTGGGAAGGCGAGTAGCAGCGTGTTAAATGAATTTTGGTTTTCCGATTCTTGACCCAGATCAAAGCTTAGAGCATCGGACGACAGGCCAAATTGCTGTAATTTAGCGCTATTAAATTCGTTTTTCACAGCCGTTTGAGCCAAATTGACTAGGGTGGTAGTGTCACTACCATCAAAGCTGGTCGAAACCGTAATGACTGGCTTGCCTTGGTTGCGCAAAAACTGGTTGGGGTTTGAAACTGTCACATTGGTAAAGTGAGCGGTTTTGCCGCTGGGGCGTTTCAACTCGGCCGAATTCAGGTAGGCGGCTAATTTCGCGGCTGCGGCAAAGGCCGCTGGGCGGTTGGTGGCATCAAGCTGGACCACAAAAGCCGCTGAGGGCGGGCCCAAATCGATTTGGGCCACGGCGACTTTGGCGCCCTTGAACTCAGTATCAAAGCGATCTTGCAAAGCTTTAACAATTTGGGGTGAGGTAATAGCCCGCTTATTGTAAGAAATAATTTGAACTTGCAGGCTGGCCATCTGGGGGCTGCCGCTATTGTAGTAGGAGGCATTCACAAAATTAGGCCCAATTACATCGGCTGCCAATTTATCGGCCTGATCGGCGATGGCCGCGGCTTGCTCGATGCTAGTATCGGTCGGGTAGTTCAGACTCAGAGCCACGCCATTAGTATCTTTGGTCGGTGGGAAAATGTTAAAGACGACGTTTTTGGCAATGAAAATGCCAGCCGCAATAAACAAAAAGCCAACCACAATGGCCGTAATACCGACGAAGAAGAGGCGCTTGATCGAACGCCTAGCCCATAGCATCGGCCGAGCAATGAAAGCAGCAAAGCGAGCCTCAAAACCAGCTGCCACTTCCTTTACGCCATGTGACCCCATTTGTTTTTTACCGAGCAAAAGGAATCGGGCAAAGAAGGGGATAAAGATTAGCGCTACGATCAAACTAATAATCAGTGAGGCAATAATGGTGACAGGGATGGCTTTGATAAAGCTTCCCAAAATACCGCCGACGAATAGCAGGGGCGCGAAGCTTAGTGCAGCCGTGGCGGTTGCTGCCACCATGGCTCGGCTAATTTTGCCGGTAGCTTGTTTGACGGCTTCTCGTCGATCGGTCATTTTGCGCCTAGCCGCATCGATGGCCTCAACCATAATAATGGTGTCATCAACAATTAGGGCCAGGCCCAAAATCAGGGCAAACAAAGTGATGACGTTTAGAGTGTAGCCAATCACATAGAGGAAACCGAGCGAGGCTAGGACCACCGTGACCATCGAAATAACAGTGATAATCGAGGCTCGAATGGCAATCACGATCGAACCAACCACCAGTACTGCAATCAGACCTTCCAGTAAAACTCGCTGCAATTCGCTTAAATTATCGCGGATGCTGGGTGCTAGGCTGGCGCTAACTTCGGCCGAGTAACCCTGAAATTGAGGTTGTTTTTGGAGTTCAACCACAGCTGCTCGAACTTGTTTATCAAGTTTTAGAACGTCGACATGATCGGCTCCGGCCACGCCAATGATGACAGAGTTATAGAACTTGGTGTCTCCACCGGTGCGGATCCCAAAGCGATCAAAACTGTGTTGAACCGAAACGGCTTGGCCGGTGGCTGGATCTTGAACATTCTCAAACGGGCTTTTTACGAACACCGTTTTGACATTTGAAAGCTTGCGGTCGTTTAGCCACTGAGCGGCGGCCTCAGCCTTGGCCGCTAAATCGGCTGTGCTAGTCGAACTATTGGTGGCGTAGAAAGAAATAGCTTCATCAATTTGTTGCGTATCGCCGCCGGTGGCTCCAAAGAATGGCACGTCGTAGCGAATTTGAGCGCTGGGCGGCAAGTTAGCATTGCTTTTAACGGCTTGTTCTAAGTCTTTGGCGGCCTTTTTGGCATCAACATTTTCTTTATACTGGATGACGACGTTAAAGAAATTGTCGGAACTCTGGGATTGGACTTTATCGACATCGGCTTGCTTGGTGGCAATATCGGTGATCGGTTTAGTAACCTGATTATCGACAGCCGCCGGATCGTTGGCAAAATAGGTGCCAGAGACGATTGCCAGTGGGATATTAACACTTGGGAAACCTTCGCGCCTCAGCAGCGTCGTGTAACTAGTTGCACCAAAAATAATTAAGACCAACCACAGCAGGCCCGTAATTTTGGGTCGGTCGAAGAAAAAGGTTGTCAGCCTGGGTAGTAACTTTGTTTTAGAGGGGTCAGACGATTGTTTCGGCATTGGGTGATTGATCCTTAATCATTCCATCGTAACAAAACAAGCTACTTGCTGGAATGATATTTTTGCTATTTCGACTTGGATGGCTGCCGGTAGGCTAAAAAGTAATAAATTAAAGCCCCGATAAAATGGGTTAGGACGATAACTATGACCCAAACTAGTTTGTTCGGATCATCGCTTTGGATGACATGAATCAGCATCCAGATCCAAAAGACCCAGACGGTAATAACCAAGGCCAGAATAATTAAAGGGATAAAAATTAATAGTAGCGCCATATGACAATTGTAACCCATTGGCGCCCTCGGTAGGATTCGAACCTACAACCTAAGGGTTAGAACTCCTTTGCTCTATCCATTGAGCTACGAGGGCTTGGAGCGGGCAGCGGGGATCGAACCCGCGTCTCCAGCTTGGAAGGCTAGCATAATAGCCACTATACGATGCCCGCACGTCGCAGCGACACTTCCAGCTTTCGCTCCGACGTGTCGTCGGAGTTTCAGCCTTCACATCGCTGCTCCTTACCGCATTGTAAACAGCTAACGCTTGGTTTCCAATGCGGGTTTTTTCATACCAATTCATTGGTCGGGGTGAAAGGACTCGAACCTTCGACCTCCTGCTCCCAAAGCAGGCGCGCTACCAGCTGCGCCACACCCCGCCTTCGTTGCACTACGGCGGGCAAGCCCGCAGCGCCATACTAAGGACCAACCCATTCTACAGGGTGTTGACATTTTTTTCAAATAAGGTCTACCTATTGGTTGACTAATCTGAAGTTTAAGTCGTACCTCTCTAGTCAGTTCGGCAACGTCAGACCCCGGAGGCCATCGGCCTCCGGGGATTTTAATTTAGGTCAAATTAAATTTGGCACCGACGCTGGCTAATTTATCAAACAGATTTTCGTAACCGCGCATCAAATGCCCCAAGCCGGTAATCTCCGAAGTGCCGCTAGCCACTAGGGCTGCGATGACGTGGGCCATGCCAGCGCGCAAATCGGGGATAACTATTTTAGTTGAATGCAGCGGCGTTGGACCAGTAATAATAGCTGAATGCTTAAAGCCCTTACCTTTATAACGACAGGGCAAATTGCCCAAGCAATCGGTCGTGACTTGAATGTTGGCACCCATTTCGATCAAAGTTTCAACGTAACCAAAGCGTGATTCGTGAACCGTTTCGTGGACTGTGGAGCGACCGTTGGCCTGAGTTAATAGCACCACCATCGGTTGCTGCCAATCAGTCGCAAAACCGGGGTGGGGATCGGTTTCGATTTCGACCCCGACTAACGGTCCCCCATTACGCTTAAATCGAATGGCGTCATCTTCAATAATGTAATCGGCGCCAATGCGGCGTAGTGTGTTCAAGAAAGTGATCATATCGTCTTGGCGAGCGCCGTGGACCAAAATATCGCCACCGCTGGCAATGGCCAATAGGGCGTACGAAGCGGCTTCCAGGCGATCGGGCATGACGGAATATTCGATGCCGCGGAGCTTATTAACCCCATCGATAATAATCATCCGGTTGGCCCTAAATTCGATAATTGCGCCCATTTGCTGGAGCATTTTGATCAGATCAACAATTTCCGGTTCGATCGCGGCATTGGTGATAGTGGTTCGGCCGTCGGCTAGTACGCCGGCCAGCAGAGCGTTTTCAGTAGCCATCACGCTGGGGTAGGGTAAATTAACGCTAACACCTTTGAGCCGCCCGGCTTTAGCCGCATAGCGCCCGTCCGATTCTGTGATGTCAGCGCCCATTTTGCGCAGTAGCTGAAGGTGGAAATCAACCGGCCGGGGCCCAATTTTATCACCAGTCACAGTCGGCAAATCGGCTTGGCCAAGGCGGTGGAGCAGAGGCGAAAGGGCCAGCACCGATAGCCGGTTGGGGATGGTGGGCTTGGCCACCGGGGCAAAAACCAGATTAGCCGCGTTTATGCGAACGCTGT from Candidatus Saccharimonadales bacterium encodes the following:
- a CDS encoding S8 family serine peptidase, translating into MRRKKLIKLVNKLRRPKFSRSTVFVIAGILAVGGIFWVLFSRGSGRPGPPAATSGAEVDAASNEVLVRLTPAAAARAKHTGNPNDTGNAGLNAVNRKLKATKFSRVASPSKNSNPASPLFRWYKITLASDPTSPGRTYNAGGNSKDRGKQRFVIAKKQLEASGAIEVAEPNFVNHAQLIPNDPYYSSSSLWGTPSDLWGLKKINAASAWDQTTGSTGIVVASIDTGVDRNNPDLASNMWVNTAEIPGNGIDDDGNGYVDDYYGWDFINNDGDPMDDHGHGTHTAGTIGAAGNNGIGVVGVNWRSKIMAVKILDATGSGYADVIATGIQYAADMGARVTNNSYGGGGTSQMMDDAVKYEHDKGTLFVAAAGNSNTDSLDFNPASADYAVAVAASGANDQKAGFSNKGAKIDVAAPGGDAAAWGGTDDFILSTRSSQSGSVFPPLASDPSGNYAIARGTSMASPHVAGQAALLLAKNPALNVDELKQIIRQGADDIGTAGKDDSFGYGRINAAGSMALATTHPLTPIIATPSSRATIFGSAATITGSVGGSGFSNYKIEYGLGREPSSWSTLVTSTTQPTATTTLATFDSTHIPDGAYTFRLAATNSAGKIDYAQIFDVTIDNFDIAIDSPFTLVKPATVAPITGTAVTKNGLQFANYKLEWAPVSNPTAWSISGITLTNSGTLAVTNGQLGTWNTSTLVLGQKYLLRLTVNASNGATTSTVSQLDTDNDVVVGWPKALPASPDCANCISTVTYSDVDGDGVLDVVVTSSSNKLYAFHRDGTSLPGFPITIGPDYNYTTQAPSIVDIDGDGKPEIITTETNFDQDICYPCAVTRVYKNDGTAYPGFTPYVRIADADLSDMTPVVADLDGDGKKELISFTTLDGYNYIYAKHLDGTSAPGFPKVLPFSTPDVPISSPRPTVVDLDGDGKPEIIFGFKGQLYAFDNTGTVLPGWPFTPPLFNGQAMQFYSAVAIGDLNSDGVKDVVAVGQSNSNSTYLAAVYAVKKDGTLIPGWPPALAINHNLINQSQPVQTSPIVFDYNGDGKDDVAVGLRNVSIINGAGQLYPITTDLQSRPNVSVAGVGTSGKVVFAAPYQGIINVGDLSSVLWQRSFIDSANGAIINDFEAPLAVNDLDNNGKVELGVGDWQPDGYGVPRNLHLFMWEIPGVSSTSNSWNMFGHDYLNTGNAKGPNFTSSGGGGGPADINHDGIVNILDLSIFAANYGRTGATAAQGDLNGDGVVNILDLSILAAKWGTSG
- a CDS encoding FAD-binding oxidoreductase, yielding MRWTKELQRELRGRKQGKVSSSARTLKKYSHDASMFELRPQLVVFPKNEHDISKVVNFVRQRKADLPFLSITARSGGTDMSGGAINDSIILDVNKYMHHLGKIDGHHISTQPGVFYRKFEKRTLAHGLLMPSYPASREICTVGGMAANNAGGEKTLRYGKTIDYIRRLKVILSDGQSYTLKPLNQAELNQKLQQRDFEGEVYHKVYKLIEKNYDQIKAAKPKVSKNSTGYNLWDVWDKETFDLSKLFVGSQGTLGLITEIEFGLVEAKPFSGMLIIYLKDLEPLGSLITTTLPTKPDSFEVFDDHSLILAIRFFFSFWKILGIAATIKLAFQFIPDLWMLRRGIPKLVALAEFEGDSEDEVRAKVVDLEQRLHQAELNVLTERAETAGKAKRYWLIRRESFNLLRHNVKDKHTAPFIDDLVVPPAKLPEFLPKLQKLLDAADIVYTIAGHVGDGNFHIIPLMDLADPRERAKIPELMKQVNHLVLGFGGSLSGEHNDGLVRGPFLEEMYGPEMMNIFREAKKIFDPDDIFNPHKKVDAKWDYSLAHIRHGF
- a CDS encoding M15 family metallopeptidase, producing MSHSHNPEQEPTVSTGFSGNHLEGELAQASSVDIYSDDLLRPIPVDQGEKVSGWKEVPLHENHEPLVPLGPFTDRDDIFTSSVYYGEHSNSPYAHPDNQLEGALVTMFARAEVADRLRSAQQLLPEGHHLIVLDSYRTLDVQQALYDHYFNALKAIHPDWDEQSLSAETQRYVSLPSQDQTRPSPHNTGGSVDLAIYRLPAEADQRVADIDLRLLELREQAPKDPSPAEEASDPILRELYLLEMEKIGLVRRQAEFLNFGTQFDHGGIEAQLDYFEWLAGGRALRPSEVESLAEGKLSQEMADFIQSGLARPLTAQETEARDNRRMLYNAMIGAGMQPYLDEWWHYNSPKSQMGAKVAGLDHAEYGGVELDEPQLKHEKMRAAHRSGLVRIQERMLQGLDNYHLAGKLDLTDPTYQELIRLNERALSQTGDPRLTYLPKAVIIEPQSEAA
- a CDS encoding efflux RND transporter permease subunit, translating into MPKQSSDPSKTKLLPRLTTFFFDRPKITGLLWLVLIIFGATSYTTLLRREGFPSVNIPLAIVSGTYFANDPAAVDNQVTKPITDIATKQADVDKVQSQSSDNFFNVVIQYKENVDAKKAAKDLEQAVKSNANLPPSAQIRYDVPFFGATGGDTQQIDEAISFYATNSSTSTADLAAKAEAAAQWLNDRKLSNVKTVFVKSPFENVQDPATGQAVSVQHSFDRFGIRTGGDTKFYNSVIIGVAGADHVDVLKLDKQVRAAVVELQKQPQFQGYSAEVSASLAPSIRDNLSELQRVLLEGLIAVLVVGSIVIAIRASIITVISMVTVVLASLGFLYVIGYTLNVITLFALILGLALIVDDTIIMVEAIDAARRKMTDRREAVKQATGKISRAMVAATATAALSFAPLLFVGGILGSFIKAIPVTIIASLIISLIVALIFIPFFARFLLLGKKQMGSHGVKEVAAGFEARFAAFIARPMLWARRSIKRLFFVGITAIVVGFLFIAAGIFIAKNVVFNIFPPTKDTNGVALSLNYPTDTSIEQAAAIADQADKLAADVIGPNFVNASYYNSGSPQMASLQVQIISYNKRAITSPQIVKALQDRFDTEFKGAKVAVAQIDLGPPSAAFVVQLDATNRPAAFAAAAKLAAYLNSAELKRPSGKTAHFTNVTVSNPNQFLRNQGKPVITVSTSFDGSDTTTLVNLAQTAVKNEFNSAKLQQFGLSSDALSFDLGQESENQNSFNTLLLAFPILLMVIYVLLAFQFQSFLQPLLIFMAIPFSLFGIMFGLNLTNNAISFFALLGFFALLGLSIKNTILLTDFANQAKRSGMHPIDAAVAALEERFRPLIATSLTAVVSLIPLALASPFWQGLAVVLIFGLLSSTFLVLTVFPYYYLGAEYLRLHIRARSFFIWLVPTLGLAILIGKTASGGLGFLVVLASILFAIGRSVYQRRLQKA